In the Candidatus Woesearchaeota archaeon genome, one interval contains:
- a CDS encoding metal-dependent hydrolase, with the protein MMFKTHMLFSYLICLISLSILNPKNVFGFMILFLVAGAFPDIDHPKSKIGKKVKIIAFLFEHRGFFHSLIAAILFSIGAYYLFGGTEYSWAIFLGYSSHLILDLLSHQGIMPIHPFSKFRLSGVFKTGGFFEWILFVSLIFFDIYFSIKYFF; encoded by the coding sequence ATGATGTTTAAAACACATATGTTGTTTAGTTATTTAATATGTTTAATTAGTTTAAGTATTCTTAATCCCAAAAATGTTTTTGGATTTATGATCTTATTTTTAGTCGCTGGTGCGTTTCCTGATATTGATCATCCGAAAAGTAAAATCGGAAAAAAAGTGAAAATCATTGCTTTTTTGTTTGAGCATCGAGGTTTTTTTCATTCTTTAATTGCTGCAATATTATTTTCAATTGGCGCATATTATTTATTTGGTGGAACAGAATATTCTTGGGCCATATTTTTGGGATATAGTTCGCATTTAATTTTAGATTTATTATCTCATCAAGGAATTATGCCAATTCATCCATTTTCAAAATTTAGACTTTCAGGCGTATTTAAAACAGGAGGATTTTTTGAATGGATATTATTTGTTAGTTTAATATTTTTTGATATATATTTTTCGATTAAGTATTTTTTCTGA
- a CDS encoding winged helix-turn-helix transcriptional regulator, whose amino-acid sequence MNIKEERLARGLSANSRRQILKLISDQELTVKDIAQQTNMSVSLTSRHLTLLYDLGFLNLRIKHPNKFYSLKIKELKDLLKVYDKVIKKL is encoded by the coding sequence ATGAATATAAAAGAAGAGAGACTTGCAAGAGGACTTAGTGCGAACTCTCGCAGACAGATTCTAAAACTTATTTCAGACCAAGAATTAACAGTAAAAGATATTGCGCAACAAACAAACATGAGTGTATCATTAACTTCTAGACATTTAACATTACTTTATGATTTAGGTTTTTTAAATTTAAGAATAAAGCATCCAAACAAGTTCTATTCATTAAAAATTAAGGAATTAAAAGATTTATTGAAAGTTTATGATAAGGTAATTAAAAAACTATGA